The following is a genomic window from Sphingomonas sinipercae.
TTGGAGCGCAATCAGCGGCCGGTGACGGCGGGCGTCCTTCTGCGGCTTGCGGAAGCCTTCGACATCGACGTCAAGAAATTCGCCGCGGAAGGCGCGGATTCGGCGAGCGCCGACCAGCTTAGCGAGATCTTCGCCGATCCGATGCTGTCCAACCTCGGCGTCGCGCGGTCCGAACTGGTCGAGCTTTCGGACAATGCGCCCAGCGTGGCCGATGCGGTCGTCCGGCTCTACACCGCGGTGCGTGAGCTGCAGCGCCAGCCGACCAGCGAGACGGGCGGCGATCCGCGCGCATTGATCACGCCCGAAACCTGGGTGCGCGATTACATTCAGGCGCAGCGCAACCATTTCCCGGAGCTTGAAGAAAGCGCCGAGACCCTCGGCCAGGGGCTTGGCGATCCCCTGTCGATCGCGGAGCCGTTGCGGCGGCGGCTGAAGGAAGCGTTCGGAGTCGAGGCGCGGGTGGTCGAGCCCGAGCAGCTGGACGATGCCAGCCAGCATTACGATGCCCAGCGCCGCACGCTGATGCTATCGGCGCTGCTGCGGCCGGAGAACCGCACCTTCGGCCTCGCCTACCAGCTCTCGCTGCTGGAATTTTCCCATATCCTCGACCGAATGGTCGACGCTGCACGCCCGCCCGACCTTGGCAGCAAGCGACTTCTGCACATGAGCTTCGCCAACTATGCGGCGAGCGCGATCATGATGCCCTATGGCAAGTTCCTGCGCGCCGCCGAGGAGCATCGCTACGCGCTCGATCGGCTGTGCGGCCAGTTCGGGGCCAACATCGAACAGATCGCGCACCGGGTCACGACTCTGGGCCGGGCCGGCGCGCGCGGGGTTCCCTTCTTCATGCTGCGGGTCGACCCGGCCGGAAACATTTCTAAGCGTTACGCGGGCGAGAGTTTCCCCTTTTCCCACTTCGGCGGCACCTGCCCGCGCTGGCACCTGCACGCCGCCTTCCAGACGCCCGGGCAGACGATCCGGCAACTGATCGAGACGCCGGACGGGCAGCGCTTCTTCACCATCAGCCGAACCATCGAGCGACCGATCCGCCCCGACCTTCGCGACGATGCGCTGCTTGCGGTCGGCCTTGGGTGCGACGTCCGCTACGCGCCGCGGATTGCCTATGCCGACGGCCTCGACCTGGTGAACACGCCGGCGACTCCGGTCGGCCCGGCCTGTGCGGTCTGCCCGCGCATGCAATGCGCTTATCGCGCGACGGCGCCGGCCGGGCGGATGCTTGCGGTGCACGAGAATCGCAAGACCATCTCGCCCTACCCGTTCCTCGCTGTCTAGGGCGCGACCGGTTCGCGCTCGAGCGCGGTGCGATCCCACTGCGCAAGCTCGGCCGCTGCCTCGTAGCTTCCCTGCAGAAAGCTGGTGAGCAAGGCCTCGGGATCGGCCGCCGCGCGAACCGCATCGTAGGACAGCGTGAATTCCTGGAAGTCGGCGTTCCAGCCTCCGGCATCGAGCGGCCGGTCGCGAAAGCCCGCCGGCTCCGGATAGGCGTAACTGTAGAAGAACGGCTCCGCCTCGACGGCGCCTGCTGCCCAGAAACCGGCGCTCGAAACCTCGTGGCTGTACGCTTCCCGGGTGATTCGGTCGGGAAGCCCGGGAACGCCGCCCGGATGCGCCGGCGCCGAGCGGCCGGAGAAACGGGTCACCGCCAGGTCGAAGCTGCCCCAGAAGAAATGGAGCGGGCTGGTCTTGCCGATGAAACCGGCGCGAAAGCGATCGAAGACCGGGACCATCGCCTGCAGCGCGCGATGGAGCGCAAGCGCCGCTTTGGGGTCGTAACGGCTTGGCCGCCGGTCCTGTGCAAAGGGTGTCGCATCGGCGATCTCATTGGGCCGTCCGTGAAACGTCGAAGGCAGGCCGTGCCGGTCGAGCAGGGCCCGAAGCTCGTCATGGAGCTCGGCAATGCTCTTGCCGTCGAAGCCGATGGCCGCGCGCGATCCATCGCTGACGGCCAGCGCCAGGCGATGCCGGCACAGGTCGATGGCCAGCGTGAACGTACGGCCATCGCCTGCGGCGGTCGGCAGGATCGCAAGTCCGCTGGCGGTCGGGCGCAGGGTCGCGTGCCACCCGTGGTTCACCCACGGCGCATGGGCGACCCGGATCTTGCCGAGCATCTGCGAGACGAGGTGAAGCAGCGCGAACGTGTCGTGATCGCGCGCCGGATCGAGCTTGGGCCAATCGCTCATCGGCGGCGATGTAGCACGCGGCTTTGCATTTTGCGCCGCGCCAAGGCTAAGCCGCGCGCCATGAATGATGCCGAAAGCCTGACCCGCTCGATTGGCGAAGCGCCCGATCTAGCCGCGCTTGAGCAACTTCGCGTCGCCGCGCTGGGCAAGTCCGGAAGCGTCACCGCGCAGCTCAAGTCCCTGGGGTCGATGAGCCCGGAGGAGCGGACTGCCAAGGCGCCGCACGTCCATGCGTTGCGCGAGCAAGTCACCGCTGCCCTCGCCCAGCGCAAGGCCGCGCTTGAAAAGGCAGAGCTTGAGCGCAAGCTGGCGACCGAGAAGATCGACCTGTCGCTGCCGGCGACCGACCTTGCGGTAGGAACTGTGCACCCGGTCAGCCAGGTGCTGGACGAGCTTGCGGAAATCTTCGCCGACCTTGGCTTCGCGGTCGCCGAAGGGCCGGAAATCGAGGATCAGTGGCACAACTTCACCGCCCTCAACATGCCGGAATTCCACCCGGCCCGGGCGATGCAGGACACTTTCTATTGCGAGCGGATCGACGGTTCCGACGCCGCCGAGCTGCACGTCCTTCGCACCCACACCTCGCCGGTGCAGGTGCGCACGATGACGTCGCAGCCGCCGCCGATCCGGATCATCGCCCCCGGCCGGGTCTACCGCTCCGACAGCGACGCGACCCACACGCCGATGTTCCACCAGGTCGAAGGGTTGGTGATCGACCGCAACATCACCATGGGCCACCTCAAATGGACGCTTGAAACCTTCCTGAAGGCCTTTTTCGAGCGCGACGACATCGTCCTGCGCATGCGCCCGTCCTACTTCCCGTTCACCGAACCCTCGGCGGAAGTCGACGTCGGCTGGTCGATGGAAAAGGGCCGGCGGGTGGTCGGCGGAAGCGAGGGCTGGATGGAGGTGCTCGGCTCCGGGATGGTGCATCCCAAGGTCATCGCCAATTGCGGGCTCGATCCCGACGAGTGGCAGGGGTTTGCGTTCGGCACCGGCGTCGACCGGCTGGCGATGCTCAAATACGGCATGGACGACCTGCGCGCCTTCTTCGACGGCGACCTGCGCTGGCTCAAGCATTACGGCTTCCGCGCACTCGACGTGCCGACATTGTCCGGCGGGGTGGGCGCATGAAGTTCTCGCTCTCCTGGCTGAAAGCGCACCTCGACACCGAAGCGGACGCGGCGGCGCTGGCCGAACGGATGACCGCCATCGGCCTTGAGGTTGAAGCGGTCACTGACCGGGCCGAGGCGCTGGCGCCGTTCAAGGTGGCCAGGGTGCTGACGGCGCAAAAGCATCCGCAGGCCGACAAGCTGCAAGTCCTCACCGTCGATGCCGGCCCGGAAATCAACCACGGAGCGCCGATCCAGGTCGTCTGCGGCGCGCCCAACGCCCGCGCCGGCATGGTCGGCGTGTTCGGCCCGCCCGGCGCCTACGTCCCCGGCAGCGACATGACGCTCAAGGTCGCGGCTATCCGCGGCGTCGAGAGCAATGGCATGATGTGTTCGGTCCGCGAGCTGCAGCTCGGCGATGAGCATGACGGGATCATCGAACTGCCCGCCGACGCGCCGATCGGCGCCGCTTTCGCCGATTTTGCCGAGCTCAACGATCCGGTGTTCGACGTCGCGATCACGCCCGACCGTGCCGATTGCATGGGCGTGCGCGGGATCGCCCGCGACCTCGCCGCAGCCGGCGCTGGACAGCTCAAGCCGCTGACGGTCCCGCAGATCGAAGGCAGGTTCGCCTCGCCGATCGCAATCCGTATCGAGGATGAGGAGGGCTGCCCCGCCTTTTTCGGTCGCGCGATCCGCGGCGTGCGCAACGGCAGCAGCCCCGAATGGATGCAGCGCCGGCTCAAGTCGGCGGGCCAGCGGCCGATCTCGGCCATCGTCGACATCACCAATTACGTGATGCTCGACCTCGGCCGCCCAAGCCACGCTTACGACGTCGCCAAGCTCGACGGTGCGCTGGTTGCCCGCCGAGCGAGGGAGGGCGAGCGCGTGCTCGCGCTCAACGAAAAGGAATATGCGCTCGACCCGTCGATGACGGTGATCGCCGACGAACGCCGGGTTCACGACATCGCCGGGATCATGGGCGGCGAGGACTCC
Proteins encoded in this region:
- a CDS encoding helix-turn-helix domain-containing protein, encoding MAGRKLFLGPRLKRLRRERGLNQSAMAAELGVSASYLNHLERNQRPVTAGVLLRLAEAFDIDVKKFAAEGADSASADQLSEIFADPMLSNLGVARSELVELSDNAPSVADAVVRLYTAVRELQRQPTSETGGDPRALITPETWVRDYIQAQRNHFPELEESAETLGQGLGDPLSIAEPLRRRLKEAFGVEARVVEPEQLDDASQHYDAQRRTLMLSALLRPENRTFGLAYQLSLLEFSHILDRMVDAARPPDLGSKRLLHMSFANYAASAIMMPYGKFLRAAEEHRYALDRLCGQFGANIEQIAHRVTTLGRAGARGVPFFMLRVDPAGNISKRYAGESFPFSHFGGTCPRWHLHAAFQTPGQTIRQLIETPDGQRFFTISRTIERPIRPDLRDDALLAVGLGCDVRYAPRIAYADGLDLVNTPATPVGPACAVCPRMQCAYRATAPAGRMLAVHENRKTISPYPFLAV
- a CDS encoding DUF5996 family protein — protein: MSDWPKLDPARDHDTFALLHLVSQMLGKIRVAHAPWVNHGWHATLRPTASGLAILPTAAGDGRTFTLAIDLCRHRLALAVSDGSRAAIGFDGKSIAELHDELRALLDRHGLPSTFHGRPNEIADATPFAQDRRPSRYDPKAALALHRALQAMVPVFDRFRAGFIGKTSPLHFFWGSFDLAVTRFSGRSAPAHPGGVPGLPDRITREAYSHEVSSAGFWAAGAVEAEPFFYSYAYPEPAGFRDRPLDAGGWNADFQEFTLSYDAVRAAADPEALLTSFLQGSYEAAAELAQWDRTALEREPVAP
- the pheS gene encoding phenylalanine--tRNA ligase subunit alpha — translated: MNDAESLTRSIGEAPDLAALEQLRVAALGKSGSVTAQLKSLGSMSPEERTAKAPHVHALREQVTAALAQRKAALEKAELERKLATEKIDLSLPATDLAVGTVHPVSQVLDELAEIFADLGFAVAEGPEIEDQWHNFTALNMPEFHPARAMQDTFYCERIDGSDAAELHVLRTHTSPVQVRTMTSQPPPIRIIAPGRVYRSDSDATHTPMFHQVEGLVIDRNITMGHLKWTLETFLKAFFERDDIVLRMRPSYFPFTEPSAEVDVGWSMEKGRRVVGGSEGWMEVLGSGMVHPKVIANCGLDPDEWQGFAFGTGVDRLAMLKYGMDDLRAFFDGDLRWLKHYGFRALDVPTLSGGVGA